A stretch of the Bacillaceae bacterium S4-13-56 genome encodes the following:
- the fliL gene encoding flagellar basal body-associated protein FliL, with translation MKGNVYKTMLIILIGITLIGVAAIVVIVNVKDSEAKGSEPSLEEIIENSFDTEEVVTNLKDDGFVKIQFKIVTDSQETKEELSLGEFQIRNIIIKELSKMEKEEFNTGLDNIEQLIKLRLNETLEYGKVTDVYTINKLLQ, from the coding sequence ATGAAAGGTAATGTATATAAAACCATGCTTATCATTCTCATAGGAATTACTTTAATAGGAGTAGCAGCCATCGTTGTTATAGTAAACGTTAAAGATTCAGAGGCCAAAGGGTCAGAACCTTCTCTGGAGGAAATTATAGAAAATTCCTTTGATACGGAAGAAGTTGTTACAAATTTAAAAGATGATGGATTTGTCAAAATCCAATTTAAAATTGTAACTGATAGCCAAGAGACCAAAGAAGAACTATCTCTTGGAGAATTTCAGATTAGAAATATAATCATAAAAGAGTTATCAAAGATGGAAAAAGAAGAATTTAATACAGGACTAGATAATATTGAGCAATTGATCAAACTTCGTTTAAATGAAACTTTAGAGTATGGAAAAGTAACGGATGTCTACACCATCAACAAATTATTACAATAA
- a CDS encoding flagellar FlbD family protein, with translation MIPLNKLNGEEFILNALLIEQIQSLPDTTITLISGRKMVVRNSLDEVMEKIKKYHQEIGLLGISVKAGGEEYER, from the coding sequence ATGATTCCTTTAAACAAATTAAATGGTGAAGAGTTTATTTTAAATGCCTTATTAATTGAACAGATTCAGTCCTTACCAGATACAACAATCACATTGATATCAGGTAGGAAAATGGTCGTTCGAAACTCATTAGACGAAGTTATGGAAAAGATTAAAAAGTATCATCAGGAAATAGGCTTACTTGGAATTTCTGTAAAGGCTGGAGGGGAAGAGTATGAAAGGTAA
- the fliM gene encoding flagellar motor switch protein FliM, which produces MAEEVLSQNEIDALLSALSSGEMNADELKQEEKEKRVKVYDFKRALRFSKDQIRSLSRIHENFARLLTTYFSAQLRTYIQISVASVDQIPYEEFIRSIPKMTILNIFSVSPLEGRILLEINPNIAYSMMDRTLGGRGISVNKVDNLTEIETKIMSQLFEKAVENLQEAWSSVVEIDPILEEFEVNPQFLQMVSPNETVIVISLNTTIGETSGMINICIPHVVLEPIIPKLSVHYWMQTQSKERKPEEYERLSSHVKGATVGVQAILGESSITIQDLLSMEVGDVIELRQPIDKPLEMRVDHSPKFYIQPGKVKNKLAIQIMEEIKGGTMDDE; this is translated from the coding sequence TTGGCTGAAGAGGTACTATCTCAAAATGAAATAGATGCTCTTTTATCTGCACTATCATCTGGGGAAATGAATGCCGACGAGTTAAAGCAAGAAGAAAAAGAGAAAAGGGTAAAAGTGTATGACTTTAAGCGCGCCTTAAGGTTTTCGAAAGATCAAATTCGAAGTTTGTCTAGAATTCATGAAAACTTTGCACGGCTGCTAACCACTTATTTTTCAGCCCAGCTGCGAACCTATATTCAAATTTCTGTAGCTTCAGTAGATCAAATTCCTTATGAAGAATTTATCCGTTCTATCCCTAAGATGACAATTTTAAATATATTTTCAGTTTCTCCTCTAGAAGGGAGGATTTTATTAGAAATAAACCCTAATATAGCGTATTCCATGATGGATCGCACCCTAGGTGGAAGAGGTATTAGTGTAAACAAAGTAGATAATTTAACGGAAATCGAAACCAAAATCATGTCTCAACTTTTTGAAAAAGCAGTTGAAAACCTGCAGGAAGCATGGAGCTCTGTCGTTGAGATTGATCCAATATTAGAAGAATTTGAAGTGAACCCTCAGTTTCTACAAATGGTATCACCGAATGAAACTGTAATTGTTATATCATTGAATACAACCATTGGAGAAACAAGTGGAATGATTAATATTTGTATTCCACATGTGGTTTTGGAACCTATCATTCCTAAACTGTCTGTACATTACTGGATGCAAACACAATCAAAAGAAAGAAAGCCTGAAGAGTACGAGAGACTGTCTTCTCATGTGAAAGGTGCAACTGTAGGCGTTCAAGCTATATTAGGTGAATCTAGTATAACGATACAAGATTTATTGAGTATGGAAGTTGGAGATGTTATTGAGCTAAGACAACCTATAGATAAACCTCTTGAAATGAGAGTGGATCATTCACCAAAATTCTATATCCAACCAGGAAAGGTAAAAAATAAATTGGCAATACAAATCATGGAAGAAATTAAGGGGGGAACGATGGATGATGAGTGA
- the flgG gene encoding flagellar basal body rod protein FlgG produces the protein MLRSMYSGISGMKAFQTKLDVVGNNIANVNTSGYKKSVISFKDMMSQTMTGSQAPVANAMGNPIRGGINPSQVGLGTTVGSIDTVHTQGNRQTTNRPLDLALEGDGMFVLAEGNGTAITGSNIDETIASISFTRAGNFYLDSQGYIVNSSGKYLMGETTSVSTADYIRIQIPGDAKSFSVGKDGSVNYVDSTGTAQIAGYIKLAKFSNPGGLEKIGGSEYQLTSNAGLTDSTGAVVQAISTLYPAGQNGAAQIVAGALEMSNVDLSEEFTEMITAQRAFQANTRIITTSDEILQELVNLKR, from the coding sequence ATGTTACGTTCAATGTATTCAGGTATTTCAGGTATGAAAGCTTTTCAAACTAAGTTAGATGTTGTGGGAAATAATATCGCTAATGTAAATACAAGTGGATATAAGAAGAGTGTCATCTCATTTAAAGATATGATGAGTCAAACAATGACAGGTTCTCAAGCTCCTGTGGCTAATGCAATGGGTAACCCAATAAGAGGAGGAATTAACCCCTCTCAGGTGGGATTAGGAACAACTGTTGGTTCTATTGATACGGTCCATACTCAAGGAAACCGACAAACTACAAATCGTCCACTAGACTTGGCTCTCGAGGGAGATGGAATGTTTGTCCTCGCAGAAGGGAATGGAACGGCCATCACAGGATCCAATATTGATGAAACAATTGCATCTATTTCTTTTACAAGAGCTGGAAATTTTTATTTAGATAGCCAAGGATATATTGTCAATTCAAGTGGTAAATATTTAATGGGTGAAACAACATCAGTCTCTACCGCTGATTACATTCGCATTCAAATTCCGGGAGACGCGAAGAGCTTTAGTGTAGGAAAAGATGGTAGTGTAAATTACGTAGATTCAACAGGCACCGCCCAGATAGCTGGTTATATCAAGCTAGCTAAGTTTTCCAATCCAGGAGGTTTGGAGAAAATTGGGGGGAGCGAATATCAATTAACTTCCAATGCGGGTTTAACAGATTCGACTGGAGCAGTTGTACAAGCAATTAGTACCCTTTATCCAGCAGGTCAAAACGGTGCAGCCCAAATTGTAGCTGGAGCATTGGAGATGTCGAACGTTGACCTTTCTGAAGAATTCACAGAAATGATTACTGCTCAGCGTGCATTCCAAGCAAATACTAGAATTATTACAACTTCAGATGAAATTCTTCAGGAACTTGTGAATCTAAAACGATAA